A genomic stretch from Apodemus sylvaticus chromosome 12, mApoSyl1.1, whole genome shotgun sequence includes:
- the Garin4 gene encoding Golgi-associated RAB2 interactor protein 4 translates to MSMKSESLLPYYTAQSGSGVGMFNTAMGKLQRQLHKGEYDIFKYAPIFESDFIQITKRGEVIDVHNRVRMVTVGIACTSPILPLPDVMLLARPAPCDEIPGRGQPNTIKGKKRKAGKTLELTRLLPLKFVKISVHKRDKQQLRLKFATGRSCYLQLCPPPESKDDLFSYWEKLIYLLRPPVDSNSSTYAIPAGDMMSMPFLDEEHKTSQPKKDPRKKSEPDQVSVKSLPVATDLSAISASAFAGGEGTLHDSHISTVVSRVPTPQISPKVFAREPATGVIVGDLVDSLSLVPSRPEGSGQINAATAGDTVTGARGSRSHLTISSSGKMSPKNMKLALAGVTSKSLEYIPNASAGLSRKEIVTITNPRIETTGKSVGETEDDPVPVVLALTMPSESHSSEVTGRRKSYAASTKAQKERRSRREQRAKERAGSTKERASSRNEHRHRAGEGRKTAGDKEFRKSASHRCIGDDKKDKGSKRSSRSHKGVSHVPITKESRSSHKLSRTISTSSSASTSKRVGRISLFLRNIRANLAAKGLAPRGQDVGIMTKTLETTDVKAIMEGDSGQGLEIIDSVTSEVMETVTFEAH, encoded by the coding sequence ATGTCCATGAAGAGCGAGTCTCTGTTACCATATTACACAGCCCAGAGTGGCTCTGGAGTTGGCATGTTCAACACCGCCATGGGGAAATTACAACGGCAGCTGCACAAGGGAGAGTATGACATATTCAAGTACGCGCCGATATTTGAGAGTGACTTCATCCAGATCACCAAACGCGGAGAAGTGATCGACGTGCACAACCGTGTCCGAATGGTGACCGTGGGCATCGCGTGCACCAGTCCCATCCTTCCGCTCCCCGATGTCATGCTGCTGGCCCGACCAGCACCATGCGATGAGATTCCCGGACGTGGCCAGCCCAACACCATCAAGGGCAAAAAACGCAAGGCTGGGAAGACCCTGGAGCTCACGAGGCTCCTTCCTTTGAAGTTTGTAAAGATTTCAGTTCACAAACGTGATAAACAGCAGCTGCGTCTCAAGTTCGCTACCGGCCGTTCTTGCTACCTGCAGTTGTGCCCCCCTCCCGAAAGCAAGGATGATCTCTTTTCCTACTGGGAAAAATTGATTTACCTCCTGAGACCGCCTGTGGACAGTAACAGCAGCACCTACGCCATCCCAGCAGGGGACATGATGAGCATGCCTTTTCTGGATGAGGAGCACAAGACAAGTCAACCGAAGAAAGACCCCCGGAAAAAAAGTGAGCCGGACCAGGTCAGCGTCAAAAGCCTCCCTGTGGCCACAGATTTGAGTGCGATCAGCGCCTCTGCTTTCGCTGGTGGGGAGGGAACCCTTCACGACTCTCACATATCCACTGTCGTGTCCAGGGTACCCACGCCCCAAATAAGCCCAAAAGTCTTTGCCAGAGAGCCAGCCACAGGGGTAATAGTGGGTGACTTAGTGGACTCATTGAGCTTGGTACCAAGCAGGCCTGAAGGCTCCGGACAGATAAACGCAGCTACAGCAGGGGACACCGTCACAGGAGCAAGAGGAAGCAGAAGCCATTTGACCATCTCAAGCTCTGGCAAGATGTCACCAAAGAACATGAAGCTCGCCTTGGCAGGGGTGACAAGCAAGTCCTTGGAGTACATTCCCAATGCGTCCGCCGGCCTGTCCCGGAAAGAGATTGTGACTATAACAAATCCAAGGATCGAGACTACAGGAAAGTCTGTTGGAGAAACAGAAGATGACCCAGTCCCAGTAGTCCTCGCCTTGACCATGCCAAGCGAGAGCCATTCAAGCGAAGTGACTGGACGTCGGAAATCCTACGCGGCCAGCACCAAAGCCCAAAAGGAAAGGAGGTCGAGAAGGGAGCAGAGAGCGAAGGAAAGAGCTGGCAGCACGAAGGAGAGGGCGAGCAGCAGGAACGAGCACCGCCACAGGGCAGGAGAAGGTCGCAAGACAGCAGGGGACAAGGAGTTTCGAAAATCAGCCAGCCACAGATGCATTGGCGATGACAAGAAAGACAAAGGCAGCAAACGCAGCAGCAGGTCGCACAAAGGGGTCAGCCACGTCCCCATCACGAAGGAGTCCCGGAGCTCCCACAAACTGAGCCGCACCATCTCCACCTCCAGCTCTGCCTCTACGAGCAAGAGGGTGGGCAGAATCAGCTTGTTCCTGAGAAACATCAGAGCCAACTTGGCTGCCAAAGGCCTGGCACCGCGTGGCCAAGATGTGGGCATCATGACTAAGACATTAGAGACAACCGACGTGAAGGCCATCATGGAGGGGGACAGCGGCCAGGGCCTGGAAATCATCGATTCTGTGACATCCGAGGTCATGGAGACAGTGACCTTTGAAGCTCATTAA